In a single window of the Nodularia spumigena CCY9414 genome:
- a CDS encoding prolyl oligopeptidase family serine peptidase, translating to MSYPISNKSDQVDNYHGTLVADPYRWLEDPDSAETRNWISAENQITFAYLNEIPAREKIKQRLTKLWDYEKYGIPFKEGNNYFYFKNNGLQNQSVLYTLKTLDAEPKVLIDPNKLSTDGTIALSGLAISENGKLLAYGLSTSGSDWQEWKVRDVETGEDLEDHLKWIKFSGASWTKDNQGFFYSRYDEPNEKTKLEDVNYYQKLYYHQLGTPQSEDVLIYHRDDQKEWGFSGNVTEDGSYLIISVWLGTDAKNLVFYKDLTNPDAEVVELINQFEADYSFIEHDEHIFYLRTDLNAPRGRLIAIDTKNPAQENWQEIIPQSVATLESANILNNQFVVDFLQDARTQIKIFDLNGALVREVELPGLGSAGGFGGKRDDTETFYSFTSFTTPGTIYRYNMVTGKSELFRQSQVDFNPDDYETKQIFYSSKDGTQVPMFITHKKGMQLDGNNPTYLYAYGGFNVSMTPSFSVSTLVWMEMGGVYAMPNIRGGGEYGEEWHQAGMKEKKQNVFDDFIAAAEWLIDNNYTRHARLAIAGGSNGGLLVGACMTQRPELFGAALPAVGVMDMLRFHKFTIGWAWVPEYGSPDKPEEFPALYSYSPLHNLKPGTAYPATLITTADHDDRVVPAHSFKFAATLQANHAGDAPVLIRIETKAGHGAGKPTAKIIEEAADKWAFLVQTLEVIRNS from the coding sequence ATGTCATACCCAATCAGCAACAAAAGTGATCAAGTTGATAACTACCACGGTACTTTAGTTGCAGACCCGTACCGTTGGTTAGAAGACCCAGACTCAGCAGAAACAAGAAACTGGATTTCGGCAGAAAATCAGATTACTTTTGCTTACTTAAACGAAATTCCTGCTAGGGAAAAAATTAAACAACGCCTGACTAAACTGTGGGATTATGAAAAATATGGCATCCCATTTAAAGAAGGTAATAACTACTTTTATTTCAAAAATAATGGACTGCAAAACCAAAGCGTCCTCTACACCCTCAAAACTCTTGACGCTGAACCTAAAGTTTTAATCGACCCTAACAAACTCTCTACAGATGGCACTATTGCCCTTTCAGGATTAGCCATTAGTGAAAATGGTAAACTTTTAGCTTATGGTCTATCTACCTCTGGTTCAGATTGGCAAGAATGGAAAGTCCGCGATGTGGAAACAGGTGAAGACCTAGAAGACCATTTGAAGTGGATTAAATTTTCTGGCGCATCTTGGACAAAGGATAATCAAGGTTTTTTCTACAGTCGTTATGATGAACCAAATGAAAAGACTAAATTAGAAGATGTCAATTATTATCAAAAGCTTTATTATCATCAACTGGGTACTCCCCAATCTGAAGATGTTTTAATTTACCATCGTGATGACCAGAAAGAATGGGGTTTTAGTGGTAATGTCACTGAAGATGGCAGTTATTTGATTATTTCTGTTTGGCTGGGAACTGATGCGAAAAATTTAGTTTTCTACAAAGATTTAACTAACCCTGATGCTGAAGTTGTAGAACTGATTAATCAGTTTGAAGCTGATTATAGTTTTATTGAACATGATGAGCATATATTTTATTTGCGTACTGATTTAAATGCTCCGCGAGGCAGATTAATTGCCATTGATACCAAAAATCCGGCTCAGGAAAATTGGCAAGAAATTATTCCTCAGTCTGTGGCGACTCTGGAAAGTGCCAACATTCTCAATAATCAATTTGTGGTTGATTTTCTCCAAGATGCACGTACCCAAATCAAAATTTTTGACCTGAATGGGGCGTTAGTGCGTGAGGTAGAATTACCAGGACTTGGTTCAGCAGGTGGTTTTGGTGGTAAGCGTGATGATACGGAAACTTTTTATAGTTTTACCAGTTTCACTACACCAGGTACTATTTATCGCTACAACATGGTAACGGGTAAAAGTGAACTTTTCCGGCAGTCACAGGTAGATTTTAATCCTGATGATTATGAGACAAAACAAATCTTTTACAGCAGTAAAGATGGTACTCAAGTGCCAATGTTTATTACTCATAAAAAAGGGATGCAATTAGATGGTAATAATCCCACTTACCTTTATGCTTACGGTGGTTTTAATGTCTCAATGACTCCCAGTTTTTCTGTGAGTACGTTGGTATGGATGGAAATGGGGGGTGTCTATGCTATGCCAAATATACGCGGTGGTGGGGAGTATGGCGAAGAATGGCATCAAGCCGGGATGAAGGAGAAAAAGCAGAATGTGTTTGATGATTTTATTGCTGCGGCTGAGTGGTTGATTGATAACAATTATACACGACATGCAAGATTAGCGATCGCAGGTGGTAGTAATGGCGGTTTACTGGTGGGTGCTTGTATGACTCAGCGTCCGGAGTTATTTGGTGCAGCTTTGCCGGCTGTCGGTGTGATGGATATGTTGCGATTCCATAAATTTACCATTGGCTGGGCTTGGGTTCCCGAATATGGTTCCCCAGATAAACCAGAGGAATTTCCCGCACTTTATAGTTATTCGCCACTGCATAACCTCAAACCAGGGACAGCTTACCCAGCAACTTTAATTACCACGGCTGACCATGATGATCGTGTTGTCCCTGCTCATAGTTTCAAATTTGCGGCAACTTTGCAAGCGAATCACGCTGGTGATGCGCCTGTGTTAATTAGAATTGAGACAAAGGCGGGACATGGGGCGGGTAAGCCTACGGCGAAGATTATTGAAGAAGCCGCAGATAAGTGGGCTTTTTTGGTGCAGACTTTGGAGGTAATTCGTAATTCGTAA
- a CDS encoding AAA-like domain-containing protein: protein MPFNIFPKTPKPEPSEMTGLIKISGCDNPKRCGDIIFIHGLGGNARGTWHPEERQDDDNFWLTWLAQERPDLGIWSFGYKAEAFEWKGSTMPLFDRASNLQAYLEVNNIGNYPIVFIVHSMGGLLIKEMLRNAQTFQKTAVLEQTKGIVFLATPHTGSHLANLVEKISIVARTTVSVDELKAHLPQLRQLNEWYRQNVDALGIATKVYFETRPTKGFLVVDPDSANPAIKDVQPTPTDDDHISITKPKSTNNLVYMGVSQFIKQKLLTNPTILEQPPTIVKENHSSIMYENPDGQVPLNSHFYIERPEDEIKCYESILQPGALIRIKAPQKMGKTSLISRILDHSKQKGYHTVSLNLWSKENLTDLNNFLQGFCAVVSEELGLEEQIDKYWKPRLSSQINCTNYLKKYLLKNIDAPLVLGLDDIDQIFPYTEIAQAFFALLRAWHENGKNEEIWQKLRLVIAHSQEAYISLNVNQSPFNVGLSVEIGEFNATQIKELVQRHKLNWSDSQIEQLRGMIDGHPYLLRTALYQIGTGNLTLEQFLKVAPTDEGLYRGFLRPYLSLLEQDESLKRAMQKVIKSDIPVQLDSAQSFKLRSLGLIEFKGNEVECPCNLYRLYFGKRLSQ, encoded by the coding sequence ATGCCTTTTAACATTTTTCCTAAAACCCCAAAACCTGAACCTTCAGAGATGACTGGTTTAATCAAAATATCGGGATGTGACAACCCGAAGCGGTGCGGGGATATTATTTTTATTCATGGGTTAGGTGGTAACGCACGAGGAACTTGGCATCCAGAAGAACGACAAGACGATGATAATTTCTGGTTAACATGGCTAGCACAAGAACGACCAGATTTAGGTATTTGGTCATTTGGCTATAAAGCTGAAGCCTTTGAGTGGAAGGGTTCAACAATGCCACTTTTTGACCGTGCTAGTAATTTACAGGCATATTTAGAAGTTAATAATATTGGCAACTACCCAATAGTTTTTATCGTTCATAGTATGGGTGGTTTATTAATCAAAGAAATGCTGCGTAATGCTCAGACATTTCAAAAAACAGCAGTTCTTGAACAGACAAAAGGCATTGTATTTCTCGCCACTCCTCACACTGGTTCCCATCTCGCTAACTTAGTCGAGAAAATTAGTATTGTGGCACGAACTACTGTTAGCGTTGATGAACTGAAAGCACATCTTCCACAACTGCGTCAACTAAATGAGTGGTATCGTCAAAATGTTGATGCTTTAGGTATTGCAACAAAAGTTTATTTTGAAACAAGACCCACCAAAGGCTTTTTAGTTGTAGACCCAGATAGTGCTAACCCAGCCATCAAAGATGTCCAACCTACCCCTACAGATGACGACCATATTTCTATCACCAAGCCAAAATCAACAAATAATTTAGTTTACATGGGAGTTAGTCAGTTTATTAAGCAAAAATTGCTAACTAATCCAACCATTCTTGAACAACCACCAACAATAGTAAAAGAGAATCACTCATCAATAATGTATGAAAATCCTGATGGTCAAGTTCCTCTTAACTCCCATTTTTATATCGAGCGTCCAGAAGATGAAATTAAATGTTATGAATCCATCCTCCAACCGGGGGCATTAATTCGCATCAAAGCCCCGCAGAAGATGGGCAAAACTTCCTTAATCAGTCGCATTCTCGACCATAGTAAACAAAAAGGTTATCACACAGTTTCGCTTAATTTATGGAGTAAAGAAAATCTTACCGACCTCAATAATTTTTTGCAGGGATTTTGTGCAGTTGTCAGTGAAGAATTAGGGCTAGAAGAACAAATAGATAAATATTGGAAACCCCGATTAAGCAGTCAAATTAACTGCACTAATTATTTAAAAAAATACTTATTAAAAAATATTGATGCTCCTCTAGTATTAGGCTTAGATGATATTGATCAAATTTTCCCATATACCGAAATTGCCCAAGCATTTTTCGCTCTCCTCCGAGCTTGGCACGAAAACGGTAAAAACGAAGAAATATGGCAAAAATTACGTTTAGTAATTGCTCATTCTCAAGAAGCATATATTTCTTTAAATGTCAATCAATCCCCCTTTAATGTGGGTTTATCTGTGGAAATAGGAGAATTCAACGCTACACAAATAAAGGAATTAGTCCAACGACACAAATTAAATTGGTCAGATTCACAAATCGAGCAATTAAGGGGAATGATTGATGGACATCCTTATTTATTAAGAACTGCACTTTATCAAATTGGCACAGGTAATTTAACTTTAGAACAATTCCTGAAAGTTGCTCCCACAGACGAGGGATTATATAGAGGCTTTTTACGTCCCTATCTTTCCCTACTGGAACAAGATGAATCGTTAAAAAGAGCAATGCAAAAAGTTATTAAGAGTGATATTCCTGTTCAGTTAGATTCTGCCCAAAGTTTTAAATTACGCAGTCTAGGCTTAATTGAATTTAAAGGAAATGAAGTTGAATGCCCTTGTAATTTATATCGGCTTTATTTTGGAAAACGCCTATCACAATAA
- a CDS encoding response regulator, giving the protein MLPEQQQRILGYFIEEARDHLNTIEQGLLNLQSTLNDPEMVNEVFRAAHSIKGSAAMLGLNSIQHTSHRLEDCFKVLKEHPVEVDQKLESLFLGVCDTLKVLLEHLSGPFGLSEEAANTLMSETEPVFVWLYEHLELLVQQNSSGEVKKNTTQAEQNWQDSVTTLTDLFLRDDILNLEADTESTSTESPLFVESPEADSLLPPPVGEYGDEFETQVLPVLREMLQLFKKQTTPESRNNLQQCCQQLVRLGQRWNLHHWCRLCQAAANAIANPENTYLTLAKIVITDIKQAQELVLQGRETEIVSSQRLAALLNLPEPESSEPEDLFAHQPASVVEPTANEELSSTTNNFASEPNILQPTDSITSLTELSDQLQPIQDTSAATENTVPETASNQMLFLNYQEGTDISKIGQHGPLVGLSELNTLADLFEGDTPELDETWQQEENLEISAANKLGINFSDSNIEDVDSDLADFLSLDEGKSDDDLDSSLTTTEELNLLFGNNLAEAEQLNQQNKSTSVALYSESQEYSGNTNLNELSGDLLASTPDENKLLPTSEITQAEQISTNQQSSVDDLFVETNNANNADTEEILLDDDLEAQPTIVQPESLTLDALFDDFDNIADSPQLSHDDSEISDLFEITPPLAIELTQVEDNLNDFWNQESATEQDEVVSVLEQDVAKALEESLFAAAASSDIFGKIADFSPSSSTSMELEDDDLNLHEPDLELPSDTGESDDLFADLAASHSFSSNDDDEQDLSLEEISGFDQEPVAITESLTSMKLEDDDLNLHEPDLELPSDTGESDDLFADLAASHSFSSNDDDEQDLTLTESLTSMELEDDDLNLHEPDLELPSDTGESDDLFADLAASYSFSSNDDDEQDLTLTESLTSMELEDDDLNLDEPDLELPSDTGESDDLFADLAASHSFSSNDDDEQDLTLTESLTSMELEDDDLNLDEPDLELPSDTGESDDLFADLAASHSLSSSDEDEQDLSLEEISGFDQEPVAITESLTSMKLEDDDLNLDEPDLELPSDTGESDDLFADLAASYSFSSNDDDEQDLTLEEISGFAQEPEALDLTPEFTKEPLQIDAVDSPPVFADLEVDLFDSLDENPQILGSEISETDNSTYVQLDNADDYSADESNLEFGEDILEKIANLSDDLFNTDPISENANVVLPEEEVTSVSSAAEATLENDPTGIQDEFAELEALLEEEAAESSDASIPEKDFADLEALLNTSDDDQEGTVFNDKLSYAPQFELTTNQAPRNSIELSDADDEFSDLEKLLAEADQSISHSSPNKTKLQTSKIARSSDRRTARFEETMKVPVKQLDDMSNLVGELVVNRNTLEQDHERLRQSLDNLLIQVQHLSDVGARMQELYERSLLEASLLASRKTKERKETKEKNLHTNDSHSNMGFSELEMDRFTPFHTLSQEMIEFIVRVRESASDIDFVTEETERVARQFRQVTTQLQEGLTRARMVPFSQTIDRLRRGVRDNAIKYGKQVDLVIEGGDILIDKMILDHLTDPLTHMLNNAIAHGIETPEIRQQSGKQPVGVITIRAFYQGHQTVISVGDDGAGIDPERVKTKAVQIGMMTATQAKSISRMEVYDLLFQPGFSIKDKADEISGRGVGMDVVRSEISDIRGIVNTDSAIGKGTTFTIRLPVTLSICKALFCVSDKARIAFPMDGVEDTLDIPVNSIQHHADGQSYISWRDTLLPFQPLKELLTFNRQLSRGNVYGGNRDDGMVSVVVVRSGNTLIALQIDLVLSEQEIVIKQFESPVPKPIGVAGATVLGDGRIMPIADVLEIIEIFQGRISKHNGDKLWQQQEDIPNLPETTVEKIDPTVLIVDDSITVRELLSLTFNKAGYRVEQARDGQEAWDKLRSGLPCDIVFCDIEMPRCDGLELLSRIQKDSSLNHLPIAMLTSRGADKHRQMAIQLGASGYFTKPYLEEALLEAAVRMLKGEKLVNA; this is encoded by the coding sequence ATGCTGCCGGAACAACAACAGCGGATTTTAGGTTACTTCATAGAAGAAGCCAGAGACCATCTGAATACGATTGAGCAGGGGTTACTTAATCTCCAAAGTACCTTGAACGACCCGGAAATGGTTAACGAAGTTTTCCGGGCGGCTCATTCTATTAAGGGAAGTGCGGCTATGCTAGGGCTAAATAGCATTCAGCACACCTCCCACCGCCTGGAAGATTGTTTTAAAGTTCTTAAAGAACATCCGGTTGAGGTTGACCAAAAGTTAGAATCTTTATTTCTCGGTGTATGTGACACCCTGAAGGTGCTATTAGAACATTTGAGTGGGCCATTCGGTCTGTCCGAAGAGGCGGCTAATACTCTGATGTCAGAAACTGAGCCGGTCTTTGTATGGCTGTATGAGCATCTGGAATTGCTGGTACAACAAAACAGCAGTGGAGAAGTCAAGAAAAACACCACACAAGCAGAACAAAACTGGCAGGATAGTGTCACCACACTTACCGATCTGTTCTTGCGGGACGATATTCTCAATCTGGAAGCAGACACCGAAAGTACATCGACAGAATCACCCCTGTTTGTAGAATCTCCAGAAGCTGATTCGCTCTTACCACCGCCAGTAGGTGAATATGGGGATGAATTTGAAACTCAGGTGTTACCAGTACTGCGGGAAATGTTGCAACTGTTTAAAAAACAGACAACACCCGAATCTCGGAACAATCTTCAGCAATGTTGTCAGCAGTTAGTCAGACTTGGGCAAAGGTGGAATTTGCATCATTGGTGTAGATTATGTCAAGCAGCTGCAAATGCGATCGCTAATCCGGAAAATACCTATCTCACCCTCGCCAAAATTGTCATTACCGACATCAAACAAGCCCAAGAATTAGTTCTCCAAGGCAGAGAAACCGAGATTGTAAGTAGTCAGCGATTAGCAGCGCTCTTAAACTTGCCAGAACCTGAGTCGTCAGAGCCTGAAGATTTGTTTGCTCACCAGCCAGCATCTGTGGTAGAACCGACAGCCAATGAAGAACTGTCTTCGACCACAAATAATTTTGCCAGTGAGCCTAATATATTACAGCCAACAGACAGCATAACTAGCCTAACTGAACTATCCGATCAACTTCAGCCGATTCAGGATACTTCAGCCGCAACAGAAAACACTGTCCCGGAAACTGCTAGTAATCAGATGTTATTCTTGAATTATCAAGAAGGCACAGATATTAGCAAGATTGGCCAACATGGCCCATTAGTAGGATTATCTGAGTTAAATACCCTAGCTGATTTATTTGAAGGTGATACTCCCGAACTAGATGAAACTTGGCAACAAGAGGAAAATTTAGAAATTAGCGCCGCTAATAAATTAGGAATAAATTTCAGTGACAGCAATATTGAAGATGTTGATAGCGATTTAGCTGATTTTCTATCATTGGATGAAGGTAAAAGCGATGATGATCTGGACAGCAGTCTAACTACAACAGAAGAGTTAAACCTGTTATTTGGCAACAATTTGGCGGAAGCAGAACAACTAAATCAGCAAAATAAATCGACATCTGTGGCACTTTACAGCGAATCACAGGAGTATTCTGGTAATACTAACCTAAATGAGTTAAGCGGTGATTTATTAGCATCAACACCAGATGAAAATAAACTACTGCCCACAAGCGAAATAACTCAAGCAGAACAAATATCCACTAACCAACAAAGCAGTGTTGACGACTTATTCGTAGAAACAAATAATGCAAATAATGCAGATACAGAAGAGATTTTACTGGATGACGATTTAGAAGCACAACCTACTATAGTCCAGCCAGAGTCTTTAACTTTAGATGCTTTATTTGATGATTTTGATAATATTGCAGATAGTCCACAACTGTCTCATGATGATTCAGAAATTAGTGATTTATTTGAGATAACACCTCCACTAGCAATAGAACTTACTCAAGTAGAAGACAATTTAAACGACTTTTGGAACCAGGAAAGCGCCACAGAACAAGACGAAGTTGTTTCTGTACTTGAGCAGGATGTCGCAAAAGCTTTAGAGGAGAGTTTGTTTGCTGCGGCGGCTTCTAGTGATATTTTTGGCAAAATTGCAGATTTTAGTCCCTCATCCTCAACCAGTATGGAACTGGAAGATGATGATCTGAATTTGCATGAGCCAGATTTGGAATTACCATCAGATACTGGTGAGTCAGATGATTTATTTGCTGACTTAGCCGCATCCCATTCCTTCTCTTCTAACGATGACGATGAGCAGGACTTGAGTCTTGAAGAAATTAGCGGCTTTGACCAAGAGCCAGTAGCAATTACAGAGTCCTTAACCAGTATGAAACTGGAAGATGATGATCTGAATTTGCATGAGCCAGATTTGGAATTACCATCAGATACTGGTGAGTCAGATGATTTATTTGCTGACTTAGCCGCATCCCATTCCTTCTCTTCTAACGATGACGATGAGCAGGACTTGACTCTTACAGAGTCCTTAACCAGTATGGAACTGGAAGATGATGATCTGAATTTGCATGAGCCAGATTTGGAATTACCATCAGATACTGGTGAGTCAGATGATTTATTTGCTGACTTAGCCGCATCCTATTCCTTCTCTTCTAACGATGACGATGAGCAGGACTTGACTCTTACAGAGTCCTTAACCAGTATGGAACTGGAAGATGATGATCTGAATTTGGATGAGCCAGATTTGGAACTACCATCAGATACTGGTGAGTCAGATGATTTATTTGCTGACTTAGCCGCATCCCATTCCTTCTCTTCTAACGATGACGATGAGCAGGACTTGACTCTTACAGAGTCCTTAACCAGTATGGAACTGGAAGATGATGATCTGAATTTGGATGAGCCAGATTTGGAATTACCATCAGATACTGGTGAGTCAGATGATTTATTTGCTGACTTAGCCGCATCCCATTCCTTGTCTTCCAGCGATGAAGATGAGCAGGACTTGAGTCTTGAAGAAATTAGTGGCTTTGACCAAGAGCCAGTAGCAATTACAGAGTCCTTAACCAGTATGAAACTGGAAGATGATGATCTGAATTTGGATGAGCCAGATTTGGAATTACCATCAGATACTGGTGAGTCAGATGATTTATTTGCTGACTTAGCCGCATCCTATTCCTTCTCTTCTAACGATGACGATGAGCAGGACTTGACTCTCGAAGAAATTAGCGGCTTTGCTCAAGAGCCAGAAGCGTTAGATTTAACACCAGAATTTACAAAAGAACCACTACAGATAGATGCTGTCGATTCTCCGCCAGTATTTGCTGATTTGGAAGTTGATTTGTTTGATAGTCTGGATGAGAATCCGCAAATTTTAGGGTCAGAAATATCCGAGACAGATAACTCAACCTATGTTCAATTGGATAATGCGGATGATTACAGTGCAGATGAGTCGAATCTAGAATTTGGTGAGGACATATTAGAGAAGATAGCAAATTTATCAGATGATCTGTTTAACACAGATCCAATAAGCGAAAATGCTAATGTTGTTTTGCCTGAAGAGGAGGTAACATCAGTAAGTTCAGCAGCAGAAGCTACTCTAGAAAATGATCCTACTGGTATCCAAGATGAATTTGCAGAGTTAGAAGCATTATTAGAAGAGGAAGCAGCAGAAAGTTCGGATGCTTCAATACCAGAAAAAGATTTTGCAGACCTGGAAGCTTTGCTAAATACAAGCGACGATGACCAAGAGGGAACGGTATTTAATGACAAACTATCCTACGCACCACAATTTGAACTAACTACTAACCAAGCTCCGCGCAATAGCATTGAATTATCAGATGCGGATGATGAATTTAGCGATTTGGAGAAACTCCTCGCAGAAGCAGATCAAAGTATCTCCCATTCATCACCGAACAAAACAAAACTACAGACGAGCAAAATCGCCCGTTCTTCAGACCGTCGTACTGCTAGATTTGAAGAAACAATGAAAGTGCCAGTTAAGCAACTGGACGATATGAGCAATTTAGTTGGGGAGTTGGTGGTAAACCGCAACACCTTAGAACAGGATCATGAACGGTTACGCCAATCTTTAGATAACTTGCTGATTCAGGTGCAACATCTGTCGGATGTGGGAGCAAGGATGCAAGAATTGTATGAGCGATCGCTTTTGGAAGCTTCTCTTCTGGCTAGTCGTAAAACCAAAGAACGGAAAGAAACGAAAGAAAAGAACTTGCACACTAATGATTCCCATTCAAACATGGGTTTTAGTGAGTTAGAAATGGATCGCTTCACTCCTTTCCACACCCTATCCCAAGAAATGATTGAATTTATTGTGCGGGTGCGTGAATCAGCCAGTGACATTGACTTTGTAACTGAAGAAACCGAAAGAGTAGCGCGACAGTTCCGCCAAGTGACAACCCAGCTACAAGAGGGACTCACACGAGCGCGAATGGTGCCTTTTTCCCAAACTATTGATCGCTTGCGGCGAGGAGTACGGGACAACGCCATTAAGTATGGTAAGCAAGTGGATTTGGTGATTGAAGGGGGAGATATCTTAATTGACAAGATGATTTTAGATCATCTCACCGACCCGTTGACTCATATGCTCAACAATGCGATCGCTCACGGTATCGAAACGCCAGAAATCAGGCAACAATCTGGTAAACAACCCGTAGGAGTTATTACGATTCGGGCCTTCTACCAAGGTCACCAAACAGTGATTTCCGTCGGTGATGACGGCGCAGGTATTGATCCAGAACGGGTCAAGACAAAAGCGGTTCAAATTGGCATGATGACAGCAACTCAAGCCAAATCCATTTCGCGCATGGAAGTCTATGACCTGCTATTTCAGCCTGGTTTTAGTATCAAAGACAAAGCAGATGAAATTTCCGGTCGTGGCGTAGGAATGGATGTAGTGCGTTCTGAAATTAGCGATATTCGCGGTATAGTCAACACAGATTCGGCTATTGGCAAAGGAACCACCTTTACTATTCGCTTACCAGTAACCTTAAGTATTTGCAAAGCTCTATTCTGTGTCTCTGATAAAGCGCGGATTGCCTTCCCAATGGACGGCGTGGAAGATACCCTAGATATACCCGTAAACAGTATTCAGCATCACGCCGATGGACAATCCTATATTTCTTGGCGCGATACATTACTACCCTTCCAACCGTTGAAAGAACTTTTAACCTTCAATCGTCAGCTGAGTCGCGGTAATGTTTATGGTGGCAACCGTGATGATGGTATGGTCTCAGTTGTGGTAGTGCGATCGGGAAATACCTTGATTGCTCTACAAATTGACCTGGTGCTGAGTGAGCAAGAAATTGTGATCAAGCAATTTGAAAGCCCCGTACCTAAACCCATTGGTGTTGCTGGTGCTACCGTCTTAGGTGATGGTCGCATTATGCCCATCGCTGATGTACTAGAGATTATTGAAATCTTCCAAGGACGGATTTCTAAACACAATGGTGATAAACTTTGGCAGCAACAAGAAGATATTCCCAACCTCCCAGAAACCACGGTAGAAAAAATTGATCCCACAGTGCTGATTGTCGATGACTCAATTACAGTTAGGGAGTTACTCTCGCTGACATTTAACAAAGCTGGTTATCGCGTTGAACAGGCACGAGATGGACAGGAAGCTTGGGACAAACTCCGTTCTGGTCTACCTTGCGATATCGTATTTTGCGACATCGAGATGCCCCGTTGCGACGGACTGGAATTGCTCTCCCGCATCCAAAAAGATTCCAGCCTCAACCACCTACCCATTGCCATGCTTACCTCACGAGGTGCAGACAAACACAGACAAATGGCAATTCAACTCGGTGCTAGTGGCTACTTTACCAAGCCCTACCTCGAAGAAGCTTTACTCGAAGCCGCAGTGCGGATGCTCAAAGGCGAAAAATTAGTAAATGCTTAA